One uncultured Flavobacterium sp. genomic window carries:
- a CDS encoding alpha-isopropylmalate synthase regulatory domain-containing protein, producing MEKRKIEIMDTTLRDGEQTSGVSFSAAEKLTIAQLLLEELNIDRIEIASARVSEGEFQAVKGITSWAEERGYINRIEVLSFVDGGVSIEWMKKAGAKVQNLLTKGSMNHLTHQLKKTPEQHFSEIAQIIALAKENNIETNVYLEDWSNGMRNSPEYVFQFLDFLSTQPVKRILLPDTLGVLIPSLTFEFISKIRAKYPNIHFDFHAHNDYDLSIANVMEAIKAGINGLHVTVNGMGERAGNAPLESTVAVINDYLPEVSINIKETSLYTVSKLVETFTGYRIPANKPIVGDNVFTQTAGIHADGDNKNNLYFNDLLPERFGRKRKYALGKTSGKANIEKNLQELGLKLNPEDLKLVTQRIIELGDKKETVTKEDLPYIISDVLDSHTYQDKITIQSYVLMHSKGTRPSSTLSLNLDGEIIEEHAQGDGQFDAFMNALSKIYKSKKLTLPKLIDYAVRIPPGSSSDALCETIITWTNNGKEFKTRGLDSDQTVAAIIATQKMLNVIAD from the coding sequence ATGGAAAAAAGAAAAATTGAAATAATGGACACGACTCTTCGTGATGGTGAACAAACCTCAGGAGTATCTTTTTCTGCTGCAGAAAAACTAACCATTGCGCAATTATTGCTGGAGGAATTAAATATTGATAGAATCGAAATTGCTTCCGCACGTGTAAGTGAAGGAGAATTTCAAGCCGTAAAAGGCATTACTTCATGGGCGGAAGAACGAGGTTACATTAACAGAATCGAAGTCCTTTCGTTTGTTGACGGTGGAGTTTCGATTGAATGGATGAAAAAAGCCGGCGCCAAAGTGCAGAATTTGTTGACCAAAGGCTCAATGAATCACTTAACGCATCAATTAAAAAAAACACCGGAACAGCATTTTTCTGAAATCGCTCAAATCATAGCTTTAGCAAAAGAAAATAATATTGAAACCAATGTTTATCTGGAAGACTGGAGCAACGGAATGCGAAATTCTCCTGAATATGTGTTTCAATTTCTGGATTTCTTATCTACGCAGCCTGTAAAAAGAATTTTACTTCCAGATACTTTAGGTGTTTTAATTCCCTCTCTGACTTTCGAATTTATTTCTAAAATCAGAGCAAAATACCCGAATATTCATTTTGATTTTCACGCGCATAACGATTACGACTTAAGTATCGCTAATGTTATGGAGGCTATAAAAGCTGGCATAAACGGACTTCATGTAACCGTAAACGGAATGGGAGAACGTGCCGGAAATGCACCGCTTGAAAGTACTGTTGCCGTAATAAACGATTATCTGCCAGAAGTAAGCATCAATATAAAAGAAACTTCTTTATACACTGTAAGCAAATTAGTCGAAACGTTTACAGGATATAGAATTCCTGCCAACAAACCAATTGTTGGAGATAATGTGTTTACGCAAACTGCCGGAATCCACGCCGACGGAGACAATAAAAACAACTTATATTTTAATGATTTGCTTCCGGAACGTTTTGGAAGAAAAAGAAAATATGCTTTGGGCAAAACTTCGGGAAAAGCTAATATTGAAAAAAATCTTCAGGAATTAGGTTTAAAATTAAATCCGGAAGATTTGAAATTGGTTACCCAAAGAATCATCGAATTAGGCGACAAAAAAGAAACTGTTACCAAGGAAGATCTTCCATACATTATTTCAGATGTTTTGGACAGTCATACTTACCAAGATAAAATTACCATACAGTCTTACGTATTAATGCATTCAAAAGGAACACGTCCATCATCAACATTAAGTTTAAATCTTGATGGAGAAATCATTGAAGAACACGCACAAGGAGACGGTCAGTTTGATGCTTTTATGAATGCTTTATCCAAAATTTATAAAAGTAAAAAACTAACACTTCCAAAATTGATCGACTATGCCGTAAGAATCCCACCGGGAAGTAGTTCTGACGCCTTGTGCGAAACCATTATTACCTGGACAAACAACGGAAAAGAATTTAAAACAAGAGGATTAGATTCAGATCAAACTGTTGCAGCGATTATTGCAACGCAAAAAATGTTGAATGTAATTGCCGATTAA